A DNA window from Massilia putida contains the following coding sequences:
- a CDS encoding MFS transporter — protein MVRAFRSLKSFNYRIWAVGTLVSNVGTWMQRTAQDWLVLTQLTHHNASAVGTVMALQFGPQLLLLPWTGWAADHIDQRKLMMVTQAAMGILALALGLMTIGGSVQLWHVYVFAFLFGCASAFDAPVRQTFVAQLVGDAELPNAVALNSTSFNAARMIGPAAAGLLIAGLGTGWAFVVNGLSYAAVLCSLTWLRKSELHARASGGGSGRGMLDGVRYVWKRPDLMALLAMLFLIATFGLNFPIFIGTMAVSVFHTDARGYSLLSSTMAVGSVIGALLAAGRERTRFSALVVGAGVFGIGCLLAAMSPGYLWFAVALALTGVAALTFTNTSNSLIQLSTEPAMRGRVMALRLGIALGTTPIGAPIVGWVADHAGPRWALGVAAASGFAALAVGMRYLAIARQRSSTSLSRDSG, from the coding sequence ATGGTCCGCGCATTCCGTTCACTGAAAAGCTTCAACTACCGCATCTGGGCCGTCGGCACCCTCGTCTCCAACGTCGGCACCTGGATGCAGCGCACCGCCCAGGACTGGCTCGTGCTGACCCAGCTGACGCACCACAATGCCTCGGCCGTGGGCACCGTCATGGCGCTGCAGTTCGGCCCGCAATTGCTGCTCCTGCCCTGGACCGGCTGGGCCGCCGATCACATCGACCAGCGCAAGCTCATGATGGTCACCCAGGCCGCCATGGGCATCCTCGCGCTGGCGCTGGGCCTGATGACGATCGGAGGCAGCGTCCAGCTATGGCACGTGTACGTGTTCGCCTTCCTGTTCGGCTGCGCGTCGGCCTTCGATGCGCCCGTGCGCCAGACCTTCGTGGCGCAGCTCGTCGGCGACGCCGAGCTGCCGAACGCGGTCGCACTGAATTCGACGTCGTTCAACGCCGCCAGGATGATCGGCCCCGCGGCCGCCGGCCTCTTGATCGCCGGCCTCGGCACCGGGTGGGCGTTCGTGGTCAACGGCCTGTCGTATGCCGCGGTGTTGTGTTCGCTGACGTGGTTGCGCAAGAGCGAACTGCATGCGCGCGCGTCCGGCGGCGGCAGTGGGCGCGGGATGCTCGACGGCGTGCGGTATGTGTGGAAACGGCCGGACCTGATGGCGCTCCTCGCCATGCTGTTCCTGATCGCCACGTTCGGTCTGAATTTCCCGATCTTCATCGGCACGATGGCCGTGTCCGTGTTCCATACGGATGCGCGCGGGTACAGCCTGCTGTCGTCGACGATGGCCGTCGGCAGTGTCATCGGCGCGCTGCTGGCCGCCGGCCGCGAGCGCACGCGCTTTTCCGCGCTCGTCGTGGGCGCCGGGGTGTTCGGCATCGGTTGCCTGCTGGCGGCAATGTCTCCGGGCTATTTGTGGTTCGCCGTCGCGCTGGCGCTGACGGGCGTGGCCGCCCTGACCTTCACGAACACATCGAACAGCCTGATCCAGCTGTCCACCGAACCCGCGATGCGCGGCCGCGTGATGGCCTTGCGGCTCGGCATCGCATTGGGCACGACGCCGATCGGTGCGCCGATCGTCGGCTGGGTGGCCGACCACGCCGGCCCGCGCTGGGCGCTGGGTGTCGCCGCCGCGTCCGGGTTTGCGGCGCTGGCGGTCGGGATGCGCTACCTGGCCATCGCCCGCCAGCGATCGTCGACGTCGCTCAGCCGCGATAGCGGTTGA
- a CDS encoding LemA family protein, producing the protein MKPSLFTRWAGMLLATVLTATLLSGCGYNQFQAKDEATKAAWAEVVNQYQRRADLIPNLVNTVKGYASHEKDTLEAVTRARAAATSFQITPEVLNNPEAFQKFQQVQGELSSALSRLMAVSENYPQLKADASFRDLQSQLEGTENRITVARQRYIAAVQDYNVTVRSFPTNLTAMMFGYQAKPSFTVENEKSISTAPTVNFGK; encoded by the coding sequence ATGAAACCATCCTTGTTCACGCGGTGGGCCGGCATGTTGCTGGCCACCGTACTGACCGCCACCCTGCTGTCGGGCTGCGGCTACAACCAGTTCCAGGCCAAGGACGAGGCCACCAAGGCCGCCTGGGCCGAGGTCGTCAACCAGTACCAGCGCCGCGCCGACCTGATTCCCAACCTGGTGAACACGGTCAAGGGCTATGCGTCGCACGAAAAGGATACGCTGGAAGCCGTCACGCGGGCGCGCGCCGCCGCGACCAGTTTCCAGATCACGCCGGAAGTCCTGAATAACCCGGAAGCCTTCCAGAAATTCCAGCAGGTGCAGGGCGAGTTGTCGAGCGCGCTGTCGCGCCTGATGGCCGTGTCGGAGAACTATCCGCAGCTCAAGGCCGATGCCAGCTTCCGCGACCTGCAATCGCAGCTGGAAGGGACGGAAAACCGCATCACGGTGGCGCGCCAGCGCTATATCGCGGCGGTCCAGGACTACAATGTGACGGTCCGCAGCTTCCCGACCAACCTGACCGCGATGATGTTCGGCTACCAGGCCAAGCCATCGTTCACGGTCGAGAACGAGAAGTCCATATCGACGGCGCCGACCGTCAACTTCGGCAAATAA
- a CDS encoding TPM domain-containing protein, with amino-acid sequence MDEPNRLRRALRHLFSTRNEAERAFPPDTLAAITEAITAGEQTHRGEVRLIVEKGLPLSLAWAGVTNRQRAIALFADYGIWDTEDNCGVLIYVNLADRKVDIIADRGIDRKIPAATWQGVCDTMTRGFARGEFRAATLAAIAQVNQLLRSHFPSGGARPNELPDRPVML; translated from the coding sequence ATGGACGAACCGAACCGCCTGCGGCGCGCCCTGCGCCACCTGTTCAGCACGCGCAACGAAGCCGAGCGCGCCTTCCCGCCCGACACCCTCGCCGCCATCACGGAAGCCATCACGGCGGGCGAACAGACGCACCGCGGCGAAGTGCGGCTGATCGTCGAAAAGGGCTTGCCGCTGTCGCTCGCCTGGGCCGGCGTGACGAACCGTCAGCGCGCCATCGCCCTGTTCGCCGACTACGGCATCTGGGACACCGAGGACAATTGCGGGGTGTTGATCTACGTAAATCTCGCAGACCGCAAGGTCGATATCATTGCCGACCGGGGCATCGACCGCAAGATCCCGGCCGCCACGTGGCAGGGCGTCTGCGACACGATGACGCGCGGCTTCGCCCGCGGCGAATTCCGCGCCGCGACCCTGGCCGCAATCGCCCAGGTGAACCAATTGCTGCGCAGCCATTTTCCGTCCGGCGGCGCGCGGCCGAATGAATTGCCTGATCGGCCCGTGATGCTCTGA
- a CDS encoding NAD(P)-binding protein, which translates to MSTIVVFSHLRWDFVFQRPQHLLSRLAQHYPVLFVEEPVYDDGAPFMERSSPAPNVTVCRAHTPIHANGFHDEQLRLLQPMVAQLAPPGEEVVAWFYTPMALPLLQSLRPALVVYDCMDELAAFRNPPKQLLQRESALLSIADLVFAGGPSLYEAKRHRHPNVHCFSSSVDVVHFQQALDRTRSHPQQDAIPHPRLGFYGVLDERFDPDLVGAVAESHPEWQIVLAGPIVKIDSERLPRRPNIHYLGQQPYTALPDLLAGWDVCLMPFAINEATKYISPTKVLEYMAAQLPIVSTPIADVANPYGHVVAIAATPDEFIAACEAALAQTSEQRRHMIAAMQAVVAATSWDNTAARMRELIDTAPPHTDRRATPRSPDGASDGGTKINPLRAHEPHVGTIVIGGGPTGLSAAYHLGADTLLLDRNESIGGWCRSIEDNGFTFDYAGHIMFSNDPYVLKMYEVLLGDNVHWQNREAWVYSKGVYTRYPFQGALYGLPPKVITECVMGAIEARYESAEGKTAAAQAIDDCCADGTTDVCNTDRAVKGEVRNFEQFIYKVWGKGIAKHFAIPYNRKIWTVPLSEMETSWLGGRVPLPNLEEIIQGALEPSPKPLGPNARFGYPLKGGFQALMNGFLPHIKGKIELSADVVKVLPREHIVALRDGRRFRYDDLISTMPLPELIKAIGDEAPEEVRAAAKGLRHVSIRCVNIGIDRVATDKHWIYYPEDTIFHRIFVQGNASPGCNPPGGFGFTCEISYSPYKPLPVDGDALIARAIADCRKVGMIQEGDKILAANQVDMPYAYVLYDHARARNVETCKAWLKQFDITLVGRYSEWEYYNSDHALLAGKRGADIVRAKRTQAQQVGTE; encoded by the coding sequence ATGTCCACGATCGTCGTTTTCAGCCACCTGCGCTGGGATTTCGTCTTCCAGCGGCCGCAGCATCTGCTGTCGCGCCTGGCCCAGCATTATCCGGTCCTGTTCGTCGAGGAACCCGTGTACGACGACGGCGCGCCGTTCATGGAACGATCCAGCCCCGCACCGAACGTGACCGTGTGCCGCGCACACACCCCCATCCATGCGAACGGTTTCCACGACGAACAGCTGCGGCTGCTCCAGCCGATGGTGGCGCAGCTGGCACCACCAGGAGAGGAAGTCGTCGCCTGGTTCTACACGCCGATGGCCCTGCCGCTGCTGCAATCGCTGCGGCCCGCGCTCGTCGTGTACGACTGCATGGATGAATTGGCTGCATTCAGGAATCCTCCCAAACAATTGCTGCAGCGCGAAAGCGCGCTGCTGTCCATCGCCGACCTCGTGTTCGCGGGCGGTCCCAGCCTGTACGAGGCCAAGCGCCACCGCCACCCGAATGTCCACTGCTTTTCCAGCAGCGTGGACGTCGTGCACTTCCAGCAGGCGCTGGACCGCACGCGATCGCATCCGCAGCAGGACGCCATCCCGCACCCGCGCCTGGGCTTTTATGGCGTGCTGGACGAGCGCTTCGACCCCGACCTCGTCGGCGCCGTGGCGGAAAGCCATCCCGAGTGGCAGATCGTGCTGGCCGGACCGATCGTCAAGATCGATTCGGAGCGTCTTCCACGCCGCCCCAACATCCATTACCTGGGGCAGCAGCCGTACACGGCCTTGCCCGACCTGCTGGCCGGCTGGGACGTCTGCCTGATGCCGTTCGCCATCAACGAGGCGACCAAATACATCAGCCCGACCAAGGTGCTCGAATACATGGCGGCCCAGTTGCCGATCGTCAGCACGCCGATCGCCGACGTCGCCAATCCGTACGGCCACGTCGTCGCGATCGCCGCGACTCCCGACGAATTCATCGCCGCCTGCGAAGCGGCACTTGCGCAGACGTCGGAACAGCGCCGCCACATGATCGCCGCGATGCAGGCCGTCGTCGCCGCGACGTCGTGGGACAACACGGCCGCGCGCATGCGCGAGCTGATCGACACGGCGCCACCGCACACGGACCGGCGCGCCACGCCGCGCAGCCCGGACGGGGCCAGCGACGGCGGCACCAAGATCAATCCGCTGCGCGCGCACGAGCCGCACGTGGGCACGATCGTCATCGGCGGCGGGCCGACGGGCCTGTCGGCGGCGTACCACCTGGGCGCCGATACGCTGCTGCTGGACCGTAACGAGAGCATCGGCGGCTGGTGCCGCTCGATCGAGGACAATGGCTTCACGTTCGATTACGCCGGCCACATCATGTTCTCGAACGACCCGTACGTCCTCAAGATGTACGAGGTGCTGCTGGGCGATAACGTACACTGGCAGAACCGCGAGGCGTGGGTCTACAGCAAGGGCGTCTACACGCGCTATCCGTTCCAGGGTGCGCTGTATGGCCTGCCACCGAAAGTGATCACGGAATGCGTGATGGGCGCCATCGAAGCCCGCTACGAAAGCGCGGAAGGCAAGACGGCCGCCGCGCAAGCCATCGACGATTGCTGCGCCGACGGCACGACCGACGTCTGCAACACGGACCGCGCCGTGAAGGGCGAGGTGCGGAACTTCGAACAATTCATCTACAAGGTATGGGGCAAGGGCATCGCGAAACACTTCGCGATTCCGTACAACCGCAAGATCTGGACCGTGCCGCTGTCCGAGATGGAAACGTCGTGGCTCGGCGGCCGCGTGCCGCTGCCGAACCTGGAAGAAATCATCCAGGGCGCACTGGAGCCGTCGCCGAAACCGCTGGGGCCGAACGCCCGCTTCGGCTATCCGCTCAAGGGCGGCTTCCAGGCCTTGATGAACGGCTTCCTGCCTCACATCAAGGGCAAGATCGAGCTGAGTGCGGACGTCGTGAAAGTCCTGCCGCGCGAACACATCGTCGCCCTGCGCGACGGCCGCCGCTTCCGCTACGACGATCTGATTTCCACGATGCCGCTGCCGGAATTGATCAAGGCGATCGGCGACGAGGCGCCGGAAGAGGTGAGGGCGGCCGCGAAGGGCTTGCGCCACGTGTCGATCCGCTGCGTGAACATCGGCATCGACCGCGTCGCCACGGACAAGCACTGGATTTACTATCCGGAAGACACGATCTTCCACCGCATCTTTGTGCAGGGCAATGCGAGCCCCGGGTGCAATCCGCCGGGCGGCTTCGGGTTCACCTGCGAGATTTCGTACTCGCCGTATAAACCGCTGCCCGTCGACGGCGACGCGCTGATCGCACGCGCCATCGCGGATTGCCGCAAGGTCGGGATGATCCAGGAGGGCGACAAGATCCTGGCCGCGAACCAGGTCGACATGCCCTACGCCTATGTGCTGTACGACCACGCGCGCGCCCGTAACGTCGAGACATGCAAGGCCTGGCTGAAGCAGTTCGACATCACGCTGGTCGGCCGCTACAGCGAGTGGGAATACTACAATTCCGACCACGCCCTGCTGGCCGGCAAGCGCGGCGCGGACATCGTGCGTGCCAAGCGCACGCAGGCGCAGCAGGTCGGGACGGAATAA
- a CDS encoding SDR family NAD(P)-dependent oxidoreductase yields the protein MKLSQKVAIVTGASQGIGHACAERLVREGARVMLADVRPEGAAAEALGDAARFFRADVSVKAEVDAMVAATLAAFGHIDILVNNAGVTHAADFLDLAEDDFDRVLRINLKSMFLCSQAVAREMVKRQSGCIINMSSVNAELTIPNQIPYVVSKGGVNQLTRVTSVSLAPHGIRVNAIGPGTILTELAKQAVLGSVDARHKVLSRTPLGRCGEPEEIAGIAAFLASDDASYITGQTLYADGGRMALNYTVPVKD from the coding sequence ATGAAACTCAGCCAGAAAGTCGCCATCGTCACCGGCGCCAGCCAGGGCATCGGCCATGCGTGCGCCGAACGCCTCGTGCGCGAGGGCGCGCGCGTGATGCTCGCCGACGTGCGTCCCGAGGGCGCCGCCGCCGAAGCGCTGGGCGATGCGGCACGGTTCTTCCGCGCCGACGTGAGCGTGAAGGCCGAGGTGGACGCGATGGTCGCGGCCACGCTGGCCGCGTTCGGGCACATCGACATCCTCGTCAACAACGCGGGCGTGACCCACGCCGCCGATTTCCTCGACCTCGCCGAGGACGATTTCGACCGCGTCCTGCGCATCAACCTCAAGTCGATGTTCCTGTGCAGCCAGGCCGTGGCCCGCGAGATGGTGAAACGCCAGAGCGGCTGCATCATCAACATGTCGAGCGTGAACGCGGAACTGACGATCCCTAACCAGATTCCGTACGTCGTGTCGAAGGGCGGCGTCAACCAGCTCACACGCGTGACCTCGGTCAGCCTGGCCCCGCACGGCATCCGCGTCAACGCGATCGGCCCGGGCACGATCCTGACGGAACTGGCCAAGCAGGCCGTGCTGGGAAGCGTTGACGCGCGCCACAAGGTCCTGTCGCGCACGCCGCTGGGCCGTTGCGGCGAACCGGAAGAGATCGCCGGCATCGCCGCCTTCCTTGCCAGCGACGACGCCTCGTACATCACGGGCCAGACGCTGTATGCGGACGGCGGCCGCATGGCGCTGAATTACACGGTGCCGGTCAAGGACTGA
- the pyrF gene encoding orotidine-5'-phosphate decarboxylase: MNFIDKLNAAWSRNDSLLCVGLDPDTARFPAHLRDRPDGIVEFCKAIVDATADLACAFKPQIAYFAALGAEDQLEAICRYLRENYPHIPLILDAKRGDIGATAHQYAREAFDRYGADAVTVNPYMGFDSVEPYMEWADRGVIVLCRTSNAGGSDLQFLDVGGQPLYQHVARLVAEKWNKNGQCALVVGATFPEELAQVRAIVGDMPLLVPGIGAQGGDIEATVKSGRTAAGAGMMINSSRAILYAQPQGDEDFAASARRVALETRDAINRYRG; encoded by the coding sequence ATGAACTTCATCGACAAACTCAACGCCGCCTGGAGCCGCAACGATTCCCTGCTGTGCGTGGGACTCGACCCGGACACGGCCCGCTTCCCCGCGCACCTGCGCGACCGCCCGGACGGCATCGTCGAGTTCTGCAAGGCCATCGTCGACGCCACGGCCGACCTGGCCTGCGCCTTCAAGCCGCAGATCGCCTATTTCGCCGCCCTCGGCGCGGAAGACCAGCTGGAAGCCATCTGCCGCTACCTGCGTGAAAACTACCCGCACATCCCGCTGATCCTGGACGCCAAGCGCGGCGACATCGGCGCCACCGCCCACCAGTACGCGCGCGAAGCCTTCGACCGCTACGGCGCCGACGCCGTCACCGTCAATCCGTACATGGGGTTCGATTCCGTCGAACCGTACATGGAATGGGCCGACCGCGGCGTGATCGTCCTGTGCCGCACGTCGAACGCGGGCGGCTCCGACCTGCAGTTCCTGGACGTGGGCGGCCAGCCGCTGTACCAGCACGTGGCGCGTCTCGTCGCGGAAAAGTGGAATAAAAACGGCCAGTGCGCCCTCGTCGTGGGCGCCACGTTCCCGGAAGAGCTGGCGCAGGTGCGCGCCATCGTCGGCGACATGCCGCTGCTCGTGCCGGGCATCGGGGCGCAGGGCGGCGACATCGAGGCGACCGTCAAGTCGGGCCGCACGGCCGCCGGTGCGGGCATGATGATCAATTCCTCGCGCGCCATCCTTTACGCGCAGCCGCAGGGCGACGAAGACTTCGCAGCAAGCGCGCGCCGCGTGGCACTCGAGACCCGCGACGCCATCAACCGCTATCGCGGCTGA
- a CDS encoding VanZ family protein — MTSYLSTFLHHPRRRPLCLAAAVVMYLTIITTGNIPGARADIGAYAPGAVLHSIAYAVLASLWFVGSRGSAFARACKAVLTVAVMGAGDEFVQSFFPYRGASIGDWAVDVSAAIVISSVLALLASRAPVDARH; from the coding sequence ATGACCTCGTATTTGTCCACGTTCCTGCACCATCCGCGCCGCCGCCCGCTGTGCCTCGCGGCCGCCGTCGTGATGTACCTGACGATCATCACGACAGGCAACATCCCGGGCGCCCGGGCCGACATCGGCGCCTATGCGCCCGGTGCGGTCCTGCACTCGATTGCCTACGCCGTACTGGCCTCGCTGTGGTTCGTCGGCAGCCGCGGCAGTGCGTTCGCGCGCGCCTGCAAGGCCGTGCTGACCGTCGCCGTGATGGGTGCCGGCGACGAATTCGTGCAAAGTTTCTTCCCCTATCGCGGCGCCTCCATCGGCGACTGGGCCGTCGACGTCAGCGCCGCCATCGTCATCAGCAGCGTGCTCGCCCTGCTGGCGTCGCGCGCCCCCGTCGACGCCCGACACTGA
- a CDS encoding TPM domain-containing protein codes for MNALPRLLWAWMLTVLLACSAHAQGQFKAVPALRARVTDEVGMLTPDQRRKLESVLADYEAKTGSQIAVLLVASTEPEAIEQYSIRVADAWKLGRKGVDDGVLLVVAKDNPKALRRLRIEAGRGVQGVLTDAQSKRILEDTIAPHFRQQDWYGGLVAGVGAIATLLDQEKFPAPQPQAQTPAQQQGDDGPNVVVGIFLILVGIVVLRSFFRPRGARLAQPGRYGAGWDSGTTGFILGNILANAAHHHSDDDRWRGGGGFSGGFSDGGGGGFSGGGGGSFDGGGASGDW; via the coding sequence ATGAACGCCCTGCCCCGTCTGCTGTGGGCCTGGATGCTGACCGTGCTGCTGGCCTGCTCGGCCCATGCGCAAGGACAATTCAAAGCGGTGCCGGCGCTGCGCGCGCGCGTCACCGACGAGGTCGGCATGTTGACGCCGGACCAGCGCCGCAAACTGGAAAGCGTGCTGGCCGACTATGAAGCGAAGACGGGCAGCCAGATCGCCGTGCTGCTCGTGGCGTCGACCGAGCCGGAAGCCATCGAGCAGTACAGCATCCGCGTGGCCGACGCATGGAAACTGGGGCGCAAGGGCGTCGACGACGGCGTGCTGCTGGTCGTCGCGAAGGACAACCCGAAAGCGCTGCGTCGCCTGCGCATCGAGGCGGGACGCGGCGTGCAGGGCGTCCTCACGGACGCGCAATCGAAACGCATCCTGGAAGACACGATCGCCCCGCACTTCCGCCAGCAGGACTGGTACGGCGGGCTCGTCGCGGGCGTGGGCGCCATCGCCACCCTGCTCGACCAGGAAAAATTCCCGGCGCCTCAGCCGCAGGCACAGACGCCGGCGCAGCAGCAGGGGGACGACGGCCCCAACGTCGTCGTCGGCATCTTCCTGATCCTCGTCGGCATCGTCGTCCTGCGCTCGTTCTTCCGCCCGCGCGGCGCGCGGCTTGCACAACCGGGCCGCTACGGCGCCGGCTGGGACAGCGGCACCACCGGCTTCATTCTCGGCAACATCCTGGCCAATGCGGCCCACCATCACAGCGACGACGACCGCTGGCGCGGCGGCGGCGGATTTTCCGGCGGGTTTTCGGACGGCGGCGGCGGTGGATTCTCCGGCGGTGGCGGCGGCAGCTTCGACGGCGGCGGCGCCTCGGGAGACTGGTGA
- the sbcB gene encoding exodeoxyribonuclease I yields MSTHTFLWHDYETFGAEPRRDRPAQFAAIRTDADLNEIGEPIMLYCQPAPDYLPDPQACLITGITPQHCLEHGVPEHEFAARICAAFSEPGTIGVGYNTIRFDDEVTRFLLWRNLMDPYAREWQNGCGRWDMLDVVRMAYALRPDGITWPRHADGRPSFKLEHLTRDNGLVHDAAHDALSDVRATIALARLLRSKQPKLFDFCLELRRKDKVAEQMGLHLDRALRQPFLHVSGMFPAERGCLAMVWPLATHPTNKNEVLVWDCRHDPSELFNLNVEAIRQRLFTRAAEMPEGMTRLPIKSVHLNKSPMLVGNLKTLSTQMAARWELDIDQGLAHARIAASGPDMAAVWQKVFQREASAVAVDVDEDLYGGFVSNGDRRRLESLRTEAAPKLATLRPSFEDERLSHLLFRYRARNFPHTLGEEEQQTWEEHRAARLFDGAGGARTIDQLFAEIDALSETADERAEEILGALYDYAEMIAPSRY; encoded by the coding sequence ATGAGCACCCACACCTTCCTCTGGCACGATTACGAGACGTTCGGCGCCGAACCGCGCCGCGATCGTCCCGCGCAGTTCGCCGCGATCCGCACCGACGCCGACCTCAACGAGATCGGCGAGCCGATCATGCTGTACTGCCAGCCCGCGCCGGACTACCTGCCCGATCCGCAAGCGTGCCTGATCACCGGCATCACGCCGCAGCACTGCCTGGAACACGGCGTGCCCGAGCACGAATTCGCGGCCCGCATCTGCGCGGCGTTCTCCGAGCCGGGCACGATCGGCGTCGGCTACAACACCATCCGCTTCGACGACGAAGTCACCCGCTTCCTGCTGTGGCGTAACCTGATGGACCCGTATGCGCGCGAATGGCAGAACGGCTGCGGCCGCTGGGATATGCTCGACGTCGTGCGCATGGCCTATGCGCTCCGCCCGGACGGCATCACGTGGCCGCGCCACGCCGACGGCCGCCCCAGCTTCAAGCTCGAACACCTCACGCGCGACAACGGCCTCGTGCACGACGCGGCGCACGACGCGCTGTCCGACGTGCGCGCCACCATCGCGCTGGCGCGCCTGCTGCGCAGCAAGCAGCCGAAACTGTTCGACTTCTGCCTGGAACTGCGCCGCAAGGACAAGGTCGCGGAGCAGATGGGCCTGCACCTGGACCGCGCGCTGCGCCAGCCTTTCCTGCACGTCTCCGGCATGTTCCCGGCCGAGCGCGGCTGTCTCGCGATGGTCTGGCCGCTGGCCACGCACCCGACCAACAAGAACGAAGTCCTGGTGTGGGACTGCCGCCACGATCCGTCCGAACTGTTCAACCTGAACGTCGAAGCGATCCGCCAGCGCCTGTTCACCCGTGCCGCCGAGATGCCCGAGGGCATGACGCGCCTGCCCATCAAGAGCGTGCACCTGAACAAGTCGCCCATGCTGGTCGGCAACCTGAAAACCTTGAGCACGCAGATGGCGGCGCGCTGGGAACTGGACATCGACCAGGGGCTCGCGCACGCACGCATCGCGGCGAGCGGGCCGGACATGGCGGCCGTCTGGCAGAAAGTGTTCCAGCGCGAAGCGAGCGCGGTCGCGGTCGACGTCGACGAGGACCTGTATGGCGGCTTCGTCTCGAACGGCGACCGGCGCCGGCTGGAATCGCTGCGGACCGAGGCCGCACCGAAGCTGGCGACGCTGCGCCCGTCGTTCGAGGACGAGCGCCTGTCGCACCTGCTGTTCCGCTACCGCGCCCGCAACTTCCCGCACACCCTCGGCGAGGAGGAACAGCAGACGTGGGAAGAACACCGGGCCGCGCGCCTGTTCGACGGCGCCGGCGGGGCACGCACGATCGATCAATTATTCGCCGAGATCGACGCGCTGTCCGAGACGGCGGACGAGCGGGCTGAGGAGATTCTCGGGGCGTTGTATGATTATGCGGAAATGATCGCGCCAAGCAGGTATTGA